The Gemmatimonadota bacterium genome has a segment encoding these proteins:
- a CDS encoding transglycosylase SLT domain-containing protein, with product MEQRLKFAWTIIRLAVGPTMRQRWLPYLLGLLLLMVAAFVATLSSGTAAAVPADGVAELSGSKLTELVQRAQRADRLWAEVEEYHKLTIAPIERVLLQYRQDPMLARRIAVALAREANRLDLEPRLLLAVLLVENPMLDPQARSPVGARGLMQVMPQHRGKWPPCPSSLDEVEPNICHGASIFANYFRAEGQDVERALLRYNGCVRGTNTPECHTYPDHVYARAGRASILAWLRPQATLGAAP from the coding sequence ATGGAACAGCGGCTGAAGTTCGCCTGGACGATCATCCGGTTGGCGGTCGGTCCGACGATGCGGCAGCGTTGGCTTCCTTACCTGCTCGGATTGCTGCTGTTGATGGTGGCGGCGTTCGTGGCGACACTCTCGTCGGGCACGGCCGCAGCCGTTCCCGCCGACGGCGTGGCCGAGCTGTCGGGCTCGAAGCTGACGGAGCTCGTACAGCGAGCGCAGCGGGCAGACCGCCTCTGGGCGGAGGTCGAAGAGTACCACAAGCTGACGATCGCGCCGATCGAGCGCGTTCTGCTCCAGTACCGGCAGGACCCGATGCTGGCCCGCCGCATCGCCGTGGCCCTGGCACGGGAAGCCAATCGTCTGGATCTCGAGCCGCGCCTGCTGCTGGCCGTGCTGCTCGTCGAGAACCCCATGCTGGACCCGCAGGCGCGCAGCCCGGTTGGCGCCCGGGGTCTCATGCAGGTCATGCCGCAGCACCGGGGGAAATGGCCGCCTTGCCCGAGCAGTCTCGATGAGGTGGAACCCAACATCTGCCACGGCGCGAGCATCTTTGCCAACTACTTCCGGGCCGAGGGCCAGGACGTGGAGCGGGCGCTGCTTCGCTACAACGGGTGCGTCCGGGGCACCAACACTCCAGAGTGCCACACTTACCCGGATCACGTCTACGCCCGCGCCGGCCGTGCCAGCATCCTCGCCTGGCTGCGGCCGCAGGCCACCCTCGGCGCGGCGCCCTAG
- a CDS encoding AbrB/MazE/SpoVT family DNA-binding domain-containing protein, with translation MFRTLYYGDVTVGVGGRITIPQEIRDDLGIQEGDMLTVRVEESPTRTRQMVMWRAAPPPEESE, from the coding sequence ATGTTCCGAACATTGTATTACGGAGATGTTACCGTCGGTGTCGGCGGGCGGATCACCATCCCCCAGGAGATCCGGGACGACCTGGGGATCCAGGAGGGGGACATGCTGACCGTTCGGGTCGAGGAGAGCCCGACGCGCACCCGGCAGATGGTGATGTGGCGCGCGGCGCCGCCGCCGGAGGAATCGGAGTAG
- a CDS encoding acyl-CoA reductase, producing MTPIDAFHLPGLKSADIPGWQILEFGGVPLRTPVLDASAMARLIEKLRRARARFLAELPVAEIVRAVDAAAALLSRPGDPRRALAEQAMPAVTGYSPAMLRLVLDRALEDWRAPALEALLRNELGDAALLDGFRPRPHGRGAARALGPELAFHIFAGNVPGVAVTALIRCLLVKAAILGKTASGEPLLPVLFARALEDVAPRLAQCLAVTYWPGGAAEGEAEALRAADTVIVYGAADAVAAVRRQIAPPTSLVIHGPRFSFGVVGRTALAEPALGRVAAQAAAAVAAFDQQGCVSPHLLYVEQGGQHSPEQFAARLALELGTLERELPRGRLSAAEAAQIHEIRATAEFRALAGQDIRIEASPGTEYTVLYEADPNFAPSCLNRLVRVKPVAAAEEVVPLVRPYAAFLQTVGVAGLEPQQRQALAEQLGRLGASRVTGLAQMPWPPPEWHHDGHEPLRELVRWIDLEGDEGETGW from the coding sequence ATGACGCCCATCGACGCGTTTCACCTGCCGGGCCTGAAGAGCGCCGACATCCCCGGCTGGCAGATTCTCGAGTTCGGCGGTGTGCCCCTACGCACGCCGGTACTGGATGCGTCTGCCATGGCGCGGCTGATCGAGAAGCTGCGACGCGCCCGCGCCCGCTTCCTGGCCGAGCTGCCGGTGGCCGAGATAGTGCGCGCCGTGGATGCGGCTGCAGCACTGCTCTCCCGTCCAGGCGATCCACGGCGCGCGCTCGCCGAGCAGGCGATGCCCGCCGTCACGGGCTACTCCCCTGCCATGCTTCGGCTGGTGCTGGATCGCGCGCTCGAGGATTGGCGCGCGCCAGCGCTCGAGGCTCTGCTCCGCAACGAGCTGGGCGACGCCGCCCTGCTCGACGGCTTCCGGCCCCGCCCGCACGGGCGCGGCGCCGCCCGCGCGCTCGGTCCCGAGCTGGCATTCCATATCTTCGCCGGGAACGTGCCCGGCGTGGCCGTAACCGCGCTGATCCGCTGCCTGCTGGTCAAAGCCGCCATCCTGGGCAAGACGGCTTCAGGTGAGCCGCTGCTCCCCGTCCTGTTCGCCCGCGCGCTCGAGGATGTGGCGCCCCGCCTCGCCCAATGCCTCGCCGTCACCTACTGGCCCGGCGGCGCCGCGGAGGGCGAGGCGGAAGCGTTGCGAGCGGCGGACACGGTCATTGTCTACGGCGCTGCGGATGCCGTGGCAGCCGTGCGCCGGCAGATCGCGCCGCCCACCAGCCTGGTGATCCACGGGCCGCGCTTCTCCTTCGGGGTCGTGGGACGCACTGCACTCGCGGAGCCGGCGCTCGGCCGGGTCGCCGCGCAAGCGGCGGCCGCGGTAGCCGCGTTCGACCAGCAGGGGTGTGTCTCGCCCCACCTGCTGTATGTCGAGCAGGGCGGCCAGCATTCGCCCGAGCAGTTCGCCGCCCGCCTGGCCCTCGAGCTGGGCACGCTCGAGCGCGAGCTGCCACGCGGGCGGCTGAGCGCGGCCGAGGCCGCGCAGATCCACGAGATCCGCGCGACCGCCGAGTTCCGCGCCCTGGCCGGCCAGGACATCAGAATCGAGGCCAGCCCCGGGACCGAATATACGGTGCTGTACGAGGCCGACCCGAATTTCGCGCCCTCCTGCCTGAATCGCCTGGTGCGCGTCAAGCCCGTGGCCGCAGCGGAAGAAGTCGTGCCCCTGGTGCGGCCCTATGCCGCATTCCTGCAAACGGTCGGCGTTGCGGGACTGGAGCCGCAGCAGCGGCAAGCGCTGGCCGAGCAGCTCGGCCGCCTGGGCGCTTCCCGGGTCACGGGCCTCGCGCAGATGCCATGGCCGCCGCCGGAGTGGCACCACGACGGGCACGAGCCGCTGCGCGAGCTCGTCCGCTGGATCGATCTCGAGGGGGATGAAGGGGAGACAGGTTGGTGA
- a CDS encoding long-chain fatty acid--CoA ligase gives MAEPQVRVLRDELLRRFQRGVDQPFADAAFDDLARRVFELQFCTNAPYAAYCRRRGRTPENVGHWSEIPAVPSAAFKEVELVSGRADAAQAVFRTSGTTRGPERRGRHFIPDLSVYHGALLAGFEAYVLPDGAELVFLSLVPPPVELPDSSLSHMVQVVIERFGAMGSGYFAAAASGIQHDVLDAALRGAEQEGRPVCLVGTVLAFAHWADALRERGQHYRLPPGSRLMDTGGFKGQARQVAPAEMLSLYASLLGLAPEDCVNEYGMTEMCSQFYDTVLRARVQGRAVRDRRKVPPPWVRTCVVDPETLGPLPAGRAGLLRHFDLANFGSVLAIQTEDVGVEREDGFLLLGRALGAPPRGCSMAMDLLLGALRGEGP, from the coding sequence AGCTCCAGTTCTGCACGAACGCGCCCTATGCGGCCTACTGCCGGCGCCGTGGCCGGACTCCCGAAAACGTGGGGCACTGGAGTGAGATTCCTGCTGTGCCCAGCGCGGCCTTCAAGGAGGTCGAGCTGGTCAGTGGCCGCGCCGATGCCGCCCAAGCCGTGTTTCGCACCAGTGGGACGACGCGGGGCCCGGAACGGCGCGGACGTCACTTCATTCCGGATCTTTCCGTGTACCACGGCGCCCTGCTGGCCGGCTTCGAGGCGTACGTGTTGCCAGACGGCGCCGAGCTCGTGTTCCTCTCGCTCGTCCCACCACCCGTCGAGCTGCCGGATTCTTCGCTGTCCCACATGGTGCAGGTCGTGATCGAGCGGTTCGGCGCGATGGGGAGCGGGTACTTCGCGGCGGCGGCGTCCGGGATACAGCATGATGTGCTAGATGCGGCGTTGCGCGGGGCCGAGCAAGAGGGCCGGCCGGTGTGCCTGGTGGGAACGGTGCTGGCCTTCGCCCATTGGGCCGATGCGCTGCGCGAGCGCGGGCAGCACTACCGTCTGCCGCCGGGCTCGCGGCTCATGGACACCGGCGGCTTCAAAGGTCAGGCGCGGCAAGTGGCCCCGGCGGAGATGCTCTCGCTGTACGCCTCGCTGCTGGGGCTCGCCCCCGAGGACTGCGTGAACGAGTACGGCATGACCGAGATGTGCTCGCAGTTCTATGACACTGTGCTGCGGGCTCGAGTGCAGGGTCGCGCCGTGCGGGACCGGCGCAAGGTGCCGCCGCCGTGGGTGCGCACCTGCGTGGTCGATCCCGAAACACTCGGGCCGCTTCCCGCCGGCCGCGCCGGATTGCTCCGCCACTTCGACCTGGCCAATTTCGGCTCGGTTCTGGCCATCCAGACCGAAGACGTGGGCGTCGAGCGGGAAGACGGCTTCCTGTTGCTCGGCCGCGCCCTGGGCGCTCCGCCCCGCGGCTGCTCGATGGCCATGGACCTGCTGCTCGGCGCGCTGCGCGGAGAGGGGCCATGA